The sequence TTTAAGGGAGATTGTTTCTTTTTATAAATATTCAAATATGGATTTAAATAGGAGTGAAAAGGTAATAGATTATCTATATAAAATTGGAAGTTTAAGTGGAATTGGACAAAAACATCTATTCTATATGATTAAAAGTTTAACTTAATTGAAAAAAAGTCTTTTCAAATTTTAAATTATAGTGTATAATAGTTTGGTAAAGACCCCGTAGCTCAATTGGATAGAGCAATTCCCTCCTAAGGAATAGGTTGTGTGTTCAAACCACATCGGGGTCGCCATTTTTTATAGGGGGTATCAATGAAACTTTATCTAACTACTATTTTATTTTTAACTCTAATTTTAAGTAGTTGTACCTCATATACACCAGAAAAAGTAAATGCTAGATATTTAAAACTATCTAAAAATTTAGACTACCTTATGGACGACGAGATAAATGAAAAAAAACGGGCTAGTCTTGAAAAAGATTTCTCTAACTTTTTTCAAGGTATGAAAGATTACAAAGAGAAAAATAAAGATTTAGATACTAGATATTTAAATTACTATATAAAAGAAAGCTCTATAAAATTACAATATTTAAAAGATTTAAAAGATTAAAGGAGTTATACAAAAATAGCTCCTTTTATTTATTTTTTGAATAGATTTTCATTTTAAAATTTTATTTCAAAATTTCTGTTGACAAAATATAAAAAATATTTTATCATTAATGCTATAAGAAAATTGAATAAAACCTCGGATGAAGATATAGGGAGAGAGTTAGTTTAATCTAACCGCCGACGAAGTAAATCTTTCAGGCAAATGGACCTATATTGGACGAACCTCTGGAGAGACTCGTAGAGCACCGAAGGAGCAAACCCAAGTAATTGGACTAAACTCTCAGGTAAAAGGACAGAGGAATTATGCAATATATATTTATTTTTTTGTATAATTCTTTTTTGATTCCCAGAAGGTAGACTCTACCTTCTTTTTTTATTCAATTTAAAAAATGGAAAACAGGAGGAATTACAATGCAGGAGATTGTAACAAAAGTCAATGAATTTTTATGGGGAAACTTTCTTATTATTTTATTAATGGGAACTGGAGTTTATTTTACATTAAAGCTTAACTTTATTCAAATCAGAAAATTTGGAGAAGGTTTAAAACAGGTAACTGGTTCTGTAAATCTAAATGGTAAAAAAGCTGATAAAAATGGAATGTCTTCTTTCCAAGCTTTAGCCACAGCTGTTGCTGCTCAAGTAGGAACAGGAAACCTAGCTGGAGCTGCTACAGCAATAGCTTCAGGAGGTCCAGGAGCTATATTTTGGATGTGGATAAGTGCTTTCTTTGGTATGGCAACTGTATATGTAGAGGCTATATTAGGACAAGTATTTAAAAGAAGAGTAGATGGGCATATTACAGGAGGTCCAGCTTACTATATAGAAAACTCTTTAAAAAATAGATGGCTTTCTAAAGGGTTAGCTATTTTCTTCTCAGTAGCTTGTATCTTAGCTCTTGGTCTTATGGGAAACGCTGTACAAGCTAACTCTATATCTGTAGCTTTCAATAACGCCTTTGGAGTATCTCCTCTATTTGTCGGAGTAATAATATCAATTTTAGCTGGATTTGTATTCTTTGGAGGAATAAAAAGAATAGCCTCAGTTACAGAAAAAATCGTACCTATAATGGCTGGACTATATATATTAGCTTGTATCATAATTATATTCTTAAATTATAAAGAGATTATTCCAGCTATCATCTCTATATTCTATTCTGCTTTTAATCCAGAAGCAGCTCTTGGAGGAGCAATGGGAATCAGTGTAAAAAAAGCTATTAGATATGGAGTTGCTAGAGGACTTTTCTCTAATGAAGCTGGTATGGGTTCTACTCCTCATGCACATGCTATTGCTAAGGTTGAACACTGTGGAGAGCAAGGAATAGTAGCTATGATTACAGTATTCATAGACACATTCGTTGTTCTTACTGGAACAGCTCTTGTTATTCTTACATCTGGAGTTAAAGAGGGAGAGGGTATTATTCTTACTCAAAACGCTTTTATCAATACTCTTGGAAGTTTTGGTGATAGTTTTATAGCTATATGCTTATTTTTCTTTGCTTTCTCTACTATTGTT is a genomic window of Fusobacterium mortiferum ATCC 9817 containing:
- a CDS encoding alanine/glycine:cation symporter family protein, with protein sequence MQEIVTKVNEFLWGNFLIILLMGTGVYFTLKLNFIQIRKFGEGLKQVTGSVNLNGKKADKNGMSSFQALATAVAAQVGTGNLAGAATAIASGGPGAIFWMWISAFFGMATVYVEAILGQVFKRRVDGHITGGPAYYIENSLKNRWLSKGLAIFFSVACILALGLMGNAVQANSISVAFNNAFGVSPLFVGVIISILAGFVFFGGIKRIASVTEKIVPIMAGLYILACIIIIFLNYKEIIPAIISIFYSAFNPEAALGGAMGISVKKAIRYGVARGLFSNEAGMGSTPHAHAIAKVEHCGEQGIVAMITVFIDTFVVLTGTALVILTSGVKEGEGIILTQNAFINTLGSFGDSFIAICLFFFAFSTIVGWYFFGEANIRYLFKNNISINIYRVVVMLMIIVGSTLKVSLVWEMADMFNGMMVLPNLIALLALGKYARTSMKEYENLAPQLI